The DNA segment CATGATATATCTCACCTCGTTGATGATAGGTTCCTTGCTTCAAACGCATTCTATCTGCTTGTTTTATCAAGCACAACGAGGTTTCCTACTTTTTTTGACGGTGGATTAGGGTCTGGCAGCACTGGCCTGTTGCCGCTGTCCTCAATCGTCAGCCATAAGATTGGCGCCCTCACTGCTGCTCTTCGCACCTGCCACCTCGAGGGCTTCTCCCAGGGTCATTTTACCCGAGTAAAGAGCTCGGCCTATGATGACTCCAACAACGCCGTCTTTTTCTATCGTACGCAATTTGCGGATATCTTCTATGCTTCCCACACCGCCTGAAGCAATAACCGGGACGTTTATGGCTCGAGCCAGCTCTCTGGTAGCGTCGATATTCGGACCGCTCTCCATGCCATCCCTGAGTATATCAGTATAAACAATGGCAGCAAGCTCCAGAGACTCGAATCTCCGGGCCAAGCTGATAGGATCAATGGATGTGGTTTCGCTCCAACCCTCAACTGCAACGCGTCCCTGGCGGCTGTCAATACCAAGGACAATTCGTCCTGGGAAGTGTTGACAGGCCTTCTCCAGAAGCTTGGGATTCTTATGGGCCGCAGTAGCCAGGATTACCCTGGCAACACCGAGATCCATGTAAGCTGCCACCGTGTCGAGTGTTCTGATGCCCCCACCCACCTGCACTGGAATGTTAATCTGACGCACTATGGCACTTAATGCATCACGGTTTCTGGGGTTCTTCTCGAAAGCTCCGTCCAGATCCACCAGGTGGAGCAATTCTGCTCCCTGTTGTTGCCAGCGAACCGCTGTCCGCACCGGATCGTCGGAGTAAACAGTGGCAGTGGCCATATCTCCCTGGGCCAGACGTACGCATTGGCCGTTTTTGAGATCGATAGCAGGAATTATCTTCATTTCACACCAGCCGCCTGTCGCCTGCTGTCATCTTCTTCGAGGATGCTCAACAGCTCACGCAAAAATTCTGGGGGTCTATATACCTTGCCATCGTCGTCTGTGCAGACGTGTACCGTGTAGCCTTCTGCCAGAAGCTTATGGTCACTCTTGCGGTATATCCGATAGTCGAAGCGCAGCCTTGCCTTGCCCTGGAAGCTGAAGTCAGTTTCTATGCAGATAATATCATCGTAGCGTGCAGGCTGATGATAACGGCAGTAAGCCTCGTAAACCGGCAGAAAGCATCCCTGTTCTTCAAGCTGTCGATAGCTGCTGCCACAACGGCGGAAGAATTCTGTACG comes from the Deltaproteobacteria bacterium genome and includes:
- the hisA gene encoding 1-(5-phosphoribosyl)-5-[(5-phosphoribosylamino)methylideneamino]imidazole-4-carboxamide isomerase — translated: MKIIPAIDLKNGQCVRLAQGDMATATVYSDDPVRTAVRWQQQGAELLHLVDLDGAFEKNPRNRDALSAIVRQINIPVQVGGGIRTLDTVAAYMDLGVARVILATAAHKNPKLLEKACQHFPGRIVLGIDSRQGRVAVEGWSETTSIDPISLARRFESLELAAIVYTDILRDGMESGPNIDATRELARAINVPVIASGGVGSIEDIRKLRTIEKDGVVGVIIGRALYSGKMTLGEALEVAGAKSSSEGANLMADD
- a CDS encoding acyl-CoA thioesterase; its protein translation is MGIAYYANYLKWFEIGRTEFFRRCGSSYRQLEEQGCFLPVYEAYCRYHQPARYDDIICIETDFSFQGKARLRFDYRIYRKSDHKLLAEGYTVHVCTDDDGKVYRPPEFLRELLSILEEDDSRRQAAGVK